The following are encoded in a window of Paenibacillaceae bacterium GAS479 genomic DNA:
- a CDS encoding transcriptional regulator, TetR family produces MHPSQPNSYGEAGASPEGQSPDPVKRTPGRPRAEGHLPVRDLILKTASKLFMEQGYEPVSLNHIAELCGVTKATVYYHFDSKPVLFTAAVTRMLQLAHAGTERYLLQEGSLRDRLLQVAEKRLAMAQHMEFEALMREASHYLDSGQRTAIRKAEQQLHDLLSAHFERAVADGEIKNGNPMLMAHSYTALLMIGNRQAAKHIYASTKELAGQIMDMFWSGVA; encoded by the coding sequence ATGCATCCATCACAGCCCAATTCGTATGGCGAAGCTGGCGCCTCGCCAGAGGGCCAAAGCCCGGATCCAGTCAAGCGGACTCCCGGTCGCCCACGAGCCGAGGGACACTTGCCCGTTCGTGATCTGATCTTGAAGACCGCCTCCAAACTGTTCATGGAACAGGGTTATGAGCCGGTTTCGTTGAATCATATCGCTGAGCTTTGCGGTGTGACCAAGGCAACGGTTTATTATCATTTTGACAGTAAGCCCGTCCTGTTCACCGCAGCGGTGACGCGCATGCTGCAGCTCGCTCATGCAGGCACCGAGCGCTACCTGCTCCAGGAAGGAAGCCTGCGCGATCGCTTGCTCCAAGTAGCTGAGAAAAGACTCGCCATGGCGCAGCATATGGAATTCGAAGCTCTCATGCGCGAAGCTTCCCACTACCTTGATTCCGGACAGCGAACGGCCATCCGGAAAGCCGAACAGCAGCTGCATGACCTTTTAAGCGCCCACTTTGAGCGGGCAGTAGCCGATGGAGAAATCAAAAATGGCAATCCTATGTTAATGGCCCATTCGTATACGGCCTTGCTCATGATAGGAAATCGGCAGGCTGCCAAACATATTTATGCTTCAACAAAGGAACTTGCAGGGCAGATCATGGACATGTTCTGGTCTGGAGTCGCCTAG
- a CDS encoding PAS domain S-box-containing protein — MEKNTTTRAHQDIFPAAQSKERDYGMSIKLKLSFLIFTVVTIMLSLNLLVFYLYSNNQGRNAAQQQMLAAEDQLRYALSPTLRTGNYMDLGLSDRLRVASIAARALLGPKAELVSKNQLEGIRNKVGLDDLTLIQPIDDELRSVLSTATDWESTELFPAGAPEHNILMQLYENQYVSLPGGISLKDYWGSSMSTQNGSRVMFSYYYDGTMDYIISSSYIGDSLIQGSPADGGSLVLDGSTMDMPGLLEVSVFNNGLLLPPSGAAEENSESGKGGELSPTALEFGTYRLVSDQDYSMLRQAAETRLNVLDSRKMNGHDVLRGYIPFTVDNIRDYVLIVTLDKSEFKQDSRQQLILLFAISIMLLVMTVVVSYWLAGVAVRKLKLVVRRVNQLAAGNFNHPISIHSRDEIGELALSVNVMANSLNTYTTQLKDSAEELRSTKEYLESFFAYTRDAIHVYTLNGQLMSANRAFEGMLGWREQELKGSGITLLPPEQLQDIERMTESVLLGVPWVDAETWMLTKDGTRIEVSTTASPIRDQHGEIIAISCITRNVTSRKQTEDLLRRTEKLTIVGQLAAGVAHEIRNPLTTLRGFVQMQLNSKVLSPYYLNIMLSELDRINFIVSEFLVLAKPQADRYQTCDLKPMLEDMAALLEPEAHMNNVRVKMDLTNGVPFVVCEPNQLKQVFVNVMKNGIEAMPEQGGRLTVLLNQDDSGMAVISIRDEGIGIAEEHLPRLGEPFYTSKETGNGLGLMVSQRIISNHGGSMTIHSSIGEGTEVIIRLPVRHEEQRRSFPA; from the coding sequence ATGGAGAAAAACACAACTACGAGAGCGCATCAGGACATTTTCCCAGCAGCCCAATCCAAAGAGAGGGATTACGGCATGTCCATCAAACTCAAATTGTCGTTTTTGATCTTTACCGTTGTGACGATTATGCTCAGCCTTAATCTTCTCGTCTTCTACCTATACTCTAACAATCAGGGCCGCAATGCGGCCCAGCAGCAGATGTTGGCGGCGGAGGATCAGCTTCGGTATGCCCTCAGTCCGACGCTGCGAACCGGCAATTATATGGATCTAGGCTTGTCTGATCGGCTGCGCGTCGCTTCAATAGCCGCTAGAGCCTTACTTGGTCCGAAAGCAGAGCTTGTGTCCAAGAACCAGTTGGAAGGTATTCGTAACAAAGTCGGGCTGGACGATCTAACCTTAATTCAACCCATAGACGATGAACTGCGTTCCGTCCTGTCAACAGCTACCGATTGGGAGTCCACAGAGCTGTTTCCAGCCGGAGCGCCAGAACATAACATTCTTATGCAGCTTTATGAGAATCAGTATGTTTCACTTCCAGGAGGTATTAGCCTTAAGGATTACTGGGGGAGCTCGATGTCAACCCAGAACGGATCTCGCGTCATGTTTAGTTATTACTACGACGGTACGATGGATTACATCATTAGCAGCAGTTATATCGGGGATAGCTTGATTCAAGGCAGTCCGGCTGATGGCGGTAGCTTAGTGCTTGACGGCTCTACGATGGATATGCCAGGTTTGCTGGAAGTTAGCGTCTTCAATAATGGACTGTTACTTCCTCCCTCCGGAGCTGCTGAGGAAAACAGTGAGAGCGGCAAAGGCGGCGAACTAAGCCCCACTGCTCTAGAGTTCGGCACTTATCGTCTGGTCTCCGATCAGGATTACAGCATGCTTCGCCAGGCTGCCGAAACCCGCCTGAATGTGCTGGACAGCAGAAAGATGAATGGTCATGACGTGCTTCGGGGTTATATCCCTTTTACAGTTGACAATATTCGAGATTATGTACTGATTGTCACCCTGGACAAATCCGAATTCAAACAGGACTCGCGCCAGCAGCTAATTCTGCTCTTCGCCATCTCCATTATGCTGCTTGTCATGACCGTCGTCGTGAGCTACTGGCTAGCAGGAGTTGCGGTCCGCAAACTGAAGCTGGTCGTACGCCGCGTCAATCAACTAGCCGCTGGCAACTTCAATCATCCGATCTCTATTCATTCCCGAGATGAGATTGGCGAGCTGGCCTTGAGCGTCAACGTTATGGCGAACAGTCTCAATACGTATACGACGCAGCTAAAGGATTCCGCCGAGGAGCTGCGTAGTACTAAGGAATACTTGGAATCTTTCTTTGCTTATACACGTGATGCCATCCATGTCTACACCTTAAACGGACAACTCATGAGCGCTAATCGGGCTTTCGAGGGGATGCTGGGCTGGCGGGAGCAAGAACTCAAGGGAAGCGGGATCACCCTGCTGCCTCCTGAACAGCTTCAGGATATAGAGCGCATGACCGAAAGCGTGCTGCTCGGGGTTCCTTGGGTGGATGCCGAGACCTGGATGTTAACAAAGGACGGCACACGCATCGAAGTCAGTACAACTGCCTCGCCGATTCGGGATCAGCATGGCGAAATTATTGCTATTTCCTGCATTACGCGTAATGTGACCAGCCGCAAACAGACCGAGGATTTGCTTCGCCGGACCGAAAAGCTGACGATTGTCGGCCAACTCGCTGCGGGAGTCGCACATGAAATCCGCAATCCGCTCACGACGCTGCGTGGCTTTGTCCAGATGCAGCTGAACAGCAAGGTGCTCTCTCCTTATTACCTCAACATCATGCTGTCTGAGCTGGACCGGATCAACTTTATCGTGAGCGAATTTCTTGTGCTGGCCAAGCCTCAGGCGGACCGTTATCAGACCTGTGACCTGAAGCCAATGCTGGAGGATATGGCCGCGCTGCTGGAGCCGGAAGCTCATATGAATAATGTCCGCGTCAAAATGGATCTGACAAACGGTGTGCCATTCGTTGTCTGTGAGCCTAATCAATTGAAGCAGGTATTCGTCAACGTCATGAAAAACGGCATTGAGGCGATGCCTGAGCAAGGCGGCCGTTTGACCGTTTTGCTGAACCAGGACGATTCCGGGATGGCTGTTATCTCTATCCGTGACGAGGGAATCGGCATTGCCGAGGAGCATTTGCCCCGGTTGGGGGAACCGTTTTATACCAGTAAGGAAACAGGCAACGGACTCGGCCTGATGGTCAGTCAGCGTATCATCAGCAATCATGGGGGATCGATGACGATCCACAGCAGCATTGGTGAAGGTACCGAAGTTATTATTCGTCTGCCCGTGAGGCATGAGGAGCAGCGTCGTTCTTTCCCTGCCTGA
- a CDS encoding ATP-binding cassette, subfamily B, MsbA: MRTSKRTAAKPAEEKTKAPLWPMFSRLFLHVRGQWPLLLAAWAATGCIAALQFVIPRLTEYAIDHVIPNRDYNMLLPIAGGVMLTAVLLGVFGYASSYAFAKVGQRTVLDIRTSLYRHLQSLDMAYFDRKRTGELMSRVTSDVNQLQQMVSAGTMGILTDAVTFIAIACFMLYQNVQLTAVLLALFPLMLLAARLYGGKLRSSYRNVQETVADMSGQLQDSLSQIRLVKTFAAEERENTRFAELGEANKEANLAATRFSALFGPAIDLLQYVGMAFVLAFGSWQAMRGNGEMTAGSMVAYLAYLRLLQNPVRRFSRLMSTMQQSAAAYDRIIETMNTSPQVADRDGAKELHVGNGEVVFKEVTFGYGDPADSAPLLSRFNLVLQPGQTTALVGSSGAGKSTLAHLLLRYYDVWDGAITVDGMDLREVTQASLRRRIGIVTQETMLRSGSVRENLLYGRPEASEDELLQAAKAACAHEFIEALPAGYDTEIGERGVRLSGGQKQRLSIARALLANPAIILLDEATASLDTESEALIQQALQTLLHGRTCLVIAHRLSTVRSADRIVVLEKGRLIESGNHDELLQLDGRYRSLYERQFPQGKETENPHEA; this comes from the coding sequence ATGAGAACATCCAAAAGGACGGCTGCAAAGCCTGCAGAGGAGAAAACAAAGGCCCCTCTCTGGCCTATGTTCAGCCGTCTTTTCCTGCATGTCCGGGGACAATGGCCGCTGCTGCTGGCTGCTTGGGCCGCAACGGGCTGCATCGCAGCCTTGCAGTTCGTCATCCCCCGTCTGACAGAATATGCGATCGATCATGTCATACCTAACCGCGACTATAATATGCTGCTTCCCATCGCTGGAGGCGTGATGCTCACCGCTGTGCTGCTTGGTGTATTCGGTTATGCCAGCAGTTATGCCTTCGCCAAAGTTGGTCAGCGAACCGTACTGGACATCCGTACATCGCTGTACCGTCATTTGCAAAGCCTGGATATGGCTTACTTCGACCGCAAACGAACCGGCGAGCTCATGTCGCGTGTTACGAGTGATGTTAATCAGTTGCAGCAGATGGTCAGCGCGGGCACGATGGGCATTTTGACCGACGCCGTCACATTCATTGCAATTGCTTGTTTCATGCTCTACCAAAATGTGCAATTGACTGCCGTGCTGCTTGCTTTGTTCCCGTTGATGCTGCTGGCTGCCCGTCTGTATGGAGGCAAGCTGCGCAGCAGCTATCGGAATGTGCAGGAGACGGTAGCTGATATGAGCGGCCAGCTGCAGGACAGCCTGTCTCAAATCCGGCTCGTCAAAACATTCGCCGCCGAAGAACGCGAGAACACCCGCTTCGCCGAGCTAGGCGAAGCCAACAAAGAGGCCAATCTGGCCGCTACGCGCTTCTCCGCGCTGTTCGGACCGGCAATTGACCTGCTGCAGTACGTCGGCATGGCGTTTGTACTTGCTTTTGGCTCCTGGCAAGCAATGCGCGGTAACGGTGAGATGACCGCCGGCTCTATGGTCGCCTATTTGGCCTATTTACGCTTGCTGCAAAATCCGGTACGCCGTTTCAGTCGGCTTATGAGCACGATGCAGCAATCCGCGGCCGCTTACGACCGTATTATTGAGACAATGAACACCAGCCCTCAGGTCGCAGACCGCGATGGAGCTAAAGAACTGCATGTGGGGAATGGGGAAGTTGTTTTCAAAGAAGTTACCTTTGGCTACGGTGATCCTGCCGACAGTGCTCCCTTGTTGAGCCGCTTCAACCTCGTGCTGCAGCCCGGCCAAACTACTGCTCTTGTCGGCTCATCCGGCGCAGGTAAGTCCACACTCGCCCATCTGCTGCTGCGCTATTACGACGTATGGGATGGAGCCATTACTGTCGACGGCATGGACTTGCGGGAAGTAACGCAAGCTTCGCTGCGCCGCCGAATCGGCATCGTAACGCAAGAGACGATGCTGCGCAGCGGCTCGGTCAGGGAAAATTTGCTGTACGGCCGTCCGGAGGCCAGCGAGGATGAGCTGCTGCAAGCCGCAAAGGCAGCCTGCGCACATGAGTTTATCGAAGCGTTGCCGGCTGGCTACGATACCGAAATTGGCGAACGGGGCGTCCGCCTCTCCGGTGGCCAAAAACAGCGGCTGTCCATCGCCAGGGCGCTGCTCGCCAACCCTGCCATCATTTTATTGGATGAGGCAACGGCTTCGCTTGATACAGAATCGGAAGCGCTTATTCAACAGGCACTCCAGACACTGCTCCACGGACGCACCTGCCTGGTAATTGCTCACCGGCTGTCTACCGTGCGCAGCGCGGACCGTATCGTCGTGCTTGAGAAAGGCCGCCTTATCGAAAGCGGCAATCATGATGAGCTGCTGCAGTTGGACGGGCGCTACCGCAGTCTATACGAGCGGCAGTTCCCCCAAGGAAAGGAGACGGAGAATCCGCATGAAGCCTGA